In the Apteryx mantelli isolate bAptMan1 chromosome 13, bAptMan1.hap1, whole genome shotgun sequence genome, one interval contains:
- the ASB12 gene encoding ankyrin repeat and SOCS box protein 12, translating into MKVVLRRQTKKMSLMDITKIFSMLQPREDEEDNGESQELNQAVSEDDYQTLDKLLRQDRYKKCINSRSGWGVPSTPLRLAASKGHVRSLEVLLAHGADVDSLDVKAQTPLFTAVSNGHLECVKALLDAGACPSGSIYNNCSPLLTAARDGDVGILRELLDHGADANVKARVPEWAANSAACSGPLYLAAVYGHLECFKMLLLYGADPNYNCMDEKMIARIKQPKTLLEICLRHGCGSEFVKLLIDFGANVYLPNVAGEKLAPSSEGLELLMRERAHPKSLMSQSRLAVRSLLKLAGHAQAIGELEIPPVLRSYLRHQS; encoded by the exons ATGAAAGTGGTACTTAGGAGACAGACCAAAAAAATGAGCCTAATGGACATAACTAAAATTTTCTCCATGCTCCAGCCCAGAGAAGATGAAGAGGACAACGGAGAAAGCCAGGAGCTGAACCAAGCGGTATCCGAGGATGACTATCAAACTCTCGATAAACTCTTGCGCCAAGACAGATACAAAAAATGTATCAACAGCAGAAGTGGCTGGGGTGTACCCAGCACTCCCCTCCGCCTCGCTGCATCCAAGGGCCACGTAAGGAGTTTAGAGGTCCTCTTGGCCCACGGAGCAGACGTGGACAGTCTGGATGTGAAAGCGCAAACGCCGCTGTTCACCGCCGTGAGCAACGGTCACCTGGAGTGTGTTAAAGCGCTCCTTGATGCGGGGGCCTGTCCTTCCGGCAGCATCTACAACAACTGCTCTCCACTGCTCACCGCTGCTCGAGATGGAGACGTCGGGATCCTGCGAGAGCTCCTGGACCACGGCGCGGATGCCAACGTCAAGGCGCGGGTGCCCGAGTGGGCTGCCAATTCTGCAGCTTGCTCGGGCCCGCTGTACCTTGCTGCGGTTTATGGGCATCTGGAGTGCTTCAAGATGCTACTGCTTTACGGAGCCGACCCCAATTATAACTGCATGGACGAGAAGATGATTGCGCGGATCAAGCAGCCCAAGACTCTGCTCGAAATCTGCCTGAGACACGGCTGCGGGAGCGAATTCGTCAAATTGCTCATTGACTTTGGAGCCAACGTGTACCTGCCGAACGTCGCGGGAGAAAAGCTCGCGCCCAGCAGCGAGGGCCTGGAGCTGCTGATGAGGGAGAGAG CTCATCCCAAATCCCTGATGTCTCAGTCCCGGCTGGCAGTGAGGAGCCTTCTGAAGCTGGCCGGCCACGCGCAGGCCATCGGCGAGCTGGAGATCCCACCCGTCCTGCGGAGCTACCTGAGGCACCAGTCCTAG